A portion of the Oxynema aestuarii AP17 genome contains these proteins:
- a CDS encoding TldD/PmbA family protein: protein MSQETCLDRAIADRLREAVSTYRDRADYLEIRLEQSESTAISFRGDRLDAANRNFSLAGGVRACHKGGWSFVTFNGLDELHDRLEEAISQAKLVGTETTQLAEIEAIEDFVPLELGRDPRGISLAEKRDLVERYNQLLLAYDPRIQTTSSSYRDRFGVTYFVNSAGTCIAQERLDISGGFGAIARGEGGLVRQGYESVHSRSDYNAFVDLEDRVRSAAERAIRQLEAKSVKGGQYTVVLDPYLAGVFIHEAFGHLSEADFVYENPRMQELLQLGKAVAIEQLNVVDDATLNGLPGSLKYDDEGVRAQRKYLIKNGVLTQRLHNRETAGKMNEAPTGNARALSASYPPLVRMTNTAIEPGDRSFAETIADIDEGVYAVRMIGGQTNGEMFTFAAAEGYMIRDGQIAEPVSDVTLTGNVFQTLTDIEAIGNDSVYTNGGCGKGGQSPLPVSVGGPHVRIKDVVVGGR from the coding sequence ATGAGTCAGGAAACCTGCTTAGACCGGGCGATCGCCGATCGCTTGCGAGAGGCGGTCTCGACCTACCGCGATCGCGCCGACTATCTCGAAATCCGTTTGGAACAAAGCGAGTCTACGGCGATTTCATTTCGCGGCGATCGCCTCGATGCCGCCAATCGTAACTTTTCCCTAGCGGGAGGGGTGCGCGCCTGCCACAAGGGGGGCTGGAGTTTCGTCACCTTCAACGGTTTGGACGAACTGCACGATCGCCTCGAAGAAGCGATTTCCCAAGCGAAACTCGTCGGTACCGAAACCACCCAACTCGCCGAGATCGAGGCGATCGAAGATTTCGTCCCCCTCGAACTCGGACGCGACCCGCGCGGAATTTCCCTCGCCGAAAAACGGGATTTAGTCGAACGCTACAACCAACTGCTGCTCGCTTACGACCCGCGCATTCAAACCACCAGCAGCAGTTACCGCGATCGCTTCGGCGTCACCTATTTTGTCAATTCTGCCGGAACTTGCATCGCTCAAGAACGCCTCGACATCTCCGGCGGTTTCGGGGCGATCGCCCGAGGCGAGGGCGGTCTCGTCCGTCAAGGCTACGAATCGGTTCACTCGCGCTCCGACTACAACGCTTTCGTCGATCTCGAAGACCGGGTGCGATCGGCTGCCGAACGTGCCATCCGCCAATTAGAAGCGAAATCCGTTAAAGGCGGTCAATATACGGTGGTTCTCGACCCCTATCTCGCGGGGGTGTTCATTCACGAAGCATTCGGCCATTTATCCGAAGCCGATTTTGTTTACGAAAATCCCCGGATGCAAGAGTTATTGCAATTGGGTAAAGCCGTGGCGATCGAACAGCTCAACGTCGTCGATGACGCGACCTTAAACGGACTTCCCGGTTCGCTCAAATACGACGATGAAGGGGTCCGGGCGCAACGCAAATATTTAATTAAAAATGGCGTCCTCACCCAGCGCCTGCACAACCGGGAAACCGCAGGCAAAATGAACGAAGCCCCCACCGGAAACGCCCGCGCCCTCAGTGCTAGTTATCCGCCGTTGGTGCGGATGACCAACACGGCGATCGAACCGGGCGATCGCAGTTTTGCCGAAACGATCGCCGATATCGACGAAGGTGTATATGCCGTTCGCATGATCGGCGGTCAGACTAACGGCGAAATGTTTACCTTCGCCGCCGCCGAAGGCTACATGATTCGCGACGGTCAAATTGCCGAACCCGTCAGCGACGTTACCCTCACCGGAAACGTCTTCCAAACCCTCACCGATATCGAGGCGATCGGTAACGATTCGGTGTATACCAATGGCGGTTGTGGCAAAGGCGGTCAGTCCCCGCTTCCCGTCAGCGTCGGCGGTCCCCACGTTCGCATCAAGGATGTCGTGGTCGGCGGGCGCTAG
- the pirA gene encoding arginine synthesis PII-interacting regulator PirA, whose amino-acid sequence MNKLTLESVKQAAAIHRANLQKRLEHRIEMARQKGDENLVRILEAEAQYLK is encoded by the coding sequence ATGAACAAACTTACTCTAGAATCGGTTAAACAAGCGGCGGCCATCCATCGCGCCAATCTGCAAAAACGGTTGGAACATCGGATCGAAATGGCCAGACAAAAAGGTGATGAAAATTTGGTTCGGATCCTCGAAGCCGAAGCCCAATATTTGAAATAA
- the hflX gene encoding GTPase HflX, which translates to METIYGNLQGLKPSQLKQLKRLYHQRLPVDCIATPEFSQRLAAISTDIGESVCAYLNRRGQVIRVGVGTPRQTQIPPLELPRYGVGRLSGIRCLSTQVKAEGPNQESLTAMAIQRLDALVVLTLTGEGFERRGGGATGYVRETYLAYLTPQATGKAGEDGQAEELAIANWHVSGPMSLDLLAKQDFLNLVEGLEAEFERQFIAREVDGRSDCALLVGVMTAEIDPEQFEDGLAELARLVDTAGGKVLGTIAQKRSRLHPQTAIGAGKVQELALSAQTLGANLIVFDRDLSPAQVRNLETQIGVRVVDRTEVILDIFAQRAQSGAGKLQVELAQLEYTLPRLTGRGEAMSRLGGGIGTRGPGETKLETERRAISRRIAQLQKQVDRLQAHRSRMRLQRQKQAVPSIAIVGYTNAGKSTLLNTLTSAEIYTADQLFATLDPTTRRCFVPDAQTGDRLAIVLTDTVGFIHELPPSLMDAFRATLEEVSEADALLHVVDLSHPAWQSHIQSVRQILKELPVTPGPSLIVFNKIDCVSSEALAIAREEFPLAAFISARAGLGLETLRQRIGQLVDYAIARE; encoded by the coding sequence ATCGAAACGATTTACGGCAACCTGCAAGGTCTCAAACCCAGCCAGTTAAAGCAGTTGAAACGGCTTTACCACCAACGCCTACCCGTAGACTGCATCGCGACGCCGGAATTTTCCCAGCGACTGGCTGCCATTTCCACGGACATTGGCGAATCCGTGTGCGCCTACCTCAACCGCCGAGGTCAGGTGATTCGTGTTGGCGTGGGAACCCCGCGTCAAACCCAAATCCCGCCGTTAGAATTGCCGCGCTACGGGGTCGGGCGCCTCAGTGGCATTCGCTGCCTGTCCACCCAGGTCAAAGCGGAAGGTCCCAACCAAGAATCGCTGACGGCAATGGCGATCCAGCGCCTCGATGCCTTAGTCGTCCTCACCCTGACCGGGGAAGGATTCGAACGTCGCGGCGGTGGAGCCACCGGATATGTTAGAGAAACCTATCTGGCCTATTTAACGCCGCAAGCGACGGGCAAAGCGGGGGAAGACGGACAAGCCGAAGAACTGGCGATCGCCAATTGGCACGTGTCCGGGCCGATGAGCCTCGACCTATTGGCGAAGCAAGATTTTCTCAACTTAGTCGAAGGGTTAGAAGCCGAATTCGAGCGCCAATTTATCGCCCGCGAAGTCGATGGGCGTAGCGATTGCGCCCTGCTCGTCGGCGTGATGACCGCCGAGATCGACCCGGAACAGTTCGAGGACGGCTTAGCCGAACTCGCCCGCTTGGTGGATACCGCAGGGGGTAAAGTCCTCGGGACGATCGCCCAGAAACGATCGCGCCTCCACCCGCAAACGGCGATCGGCGCCGGAAAAGTACAGGAACTCGCCTTGAGCGCCCAAACCTTGGGAGCCAATTTGATCGTGTTCGATCGCGACCTGTCCCCGGCGCAAGTGCGTAACTTGGAAACCCAAATCGGGGTGAGAGTCGTAGACCGTACCGAGGTGATTTTGGATATCTTCGCCCAACGGGCTCAGTCCGGCGCCGGAAAACTGCAAGTCGAACTGGCCCAACTCGAATACACCCTACCGCGCCTCACGGGTCGGGGAGAGGCGATGTCCCGTTTGGGGGGTGGGATCGGTACCCGAGGACCGGGGGAAACGAAACTCGAAACCGAACGGCGCGCCATTTCCCGGCGGATCGCCCAGTTGCAAAAACAGGTCGATCGCCTCCAGGCCCATCGGTCGCGAATGCGCTTGCAACGGCAAAAACAAGCGGTTCCGTCGATCGCGATCGTCGGCTATACCAATGCGGGGAAATCGACCTTGCTCAATACCCTGACCAGCGCCGAAATTTACACCGCCGACCAGTTATTTGCCACCCTCGATCCGACCACCCGACGCTGTTTCGTTCCCGACGCCCAAACCGGAGACCGACTGGCGATCGTCCTGACCGATACGGTGGGGTTCATCCACGAACTGCCCCCGTCGCTGATGGATGCGTTTCGGGCGACTTTAGAAGAAGTGAGCGAAGCCGATGCCTTGCTGCACGTGGTCGATTTATCCCATCCGGCGTGGCAAAGTCATATCCAGTCGGTGCGCCAGATTCTCAAAGAACTCCCGGTGACGCCGGGCCCGTCGCTGATCGTGTTTAACAAGATCGATTGTGTCAGTAGCGAGGCCCTGGCGATCGCCCGGGAAGAGTTTCCCTTAGCGGCGTTTATTTCCGCCCGCGCCGGGTTGGGATTGGAAACCTTGCGCCAACGGATCGGCCAATTAGTAGACTACGCGATCGCCCGAGAATGA
- a CDS encoding phosphodiester glycosidase family protein, with translation MWKRQAAFPKQRRSRSNAVPVGSANKKGVSRIAATVLLFSLSLGGVAVGRPPANPEQEAISDAFQPILEAPGVTLFQQGSDYVQAIDLSRGASVSFEFGPVVERRSGLGAYGGDDPEFERQSLETAWRTLRDRDPAAFCMANGQFFRNDRNRATALAFPVKARGEFVSDGYAGESEFADEKLILEVWPDRAEIVAFDPLEWRQNEAPEAIVGLTPTAEKSSAIAVGRTFAGIKDKDGDGTAETVLLLSSSKATQARAAEVLKEFGAIAVLMLDGGGSTQLLCRDRHYLDSPRTVPQTIAVTAASKQTQFFPRFRDGRSPAL, from the coding sequence ATGTGGAAACGTCAGGCGGCATTCCCGAAGCAACGCCGTTCCCGAAGCAACGCCGTTCCCGTAGGGTCTGCAAACAAGAAAGGAGTCAGCAGGATCGCCGCAACGGTGCTGCTTTTTTCGCTTTCCCTCGGGGGCGTCGCCGTCGGCAGACCCCCCGCGAATCCGGAACAAGAGGCGATTTCCGACGCTTTTCAACCGATTTTAGAGGCGCCTGGGGTGACCTTGTTTCAACAGGGCAGCGATTACGTCCAGGCGATCGATCTCAGTCGAGGGGCCTCGGTATCGTTTGAATTCGGTCCGGTGGTGGAACGGCGATCGGGGTTGGGGGCGTACGGCGGCGACGACCCCGAATTCGAGCGCCAAAGCTTGGAGACGGCGTGGAGGACACTGCGCGATCGCGATCCGGCAGCGTTTTGTATGGCCAACGGGCAGTTTTTTCGCAACGATCGCAACCGAGCTACCGCCCTCGCCTTTCCGGTGAAAGCGAGGGGCGAATTCGTCAGCGACGGCTATGCGGGAGAAAGCGAATTTGCCGACGAAAAACTGATTTTAGAAGTTTGGCCCGATCGCGCGGAGATCGTCGCCTTCGATCCCCTTGAATGGCGACAGAATGAGGCGCCCGAGGCGATCGTCGGCTTAACACCGACTGCTGAAAAAAGTAGCGCGATCGCCGTCGGGCGAACCTTCGCCGGAATTAAAGATAAAGATGGTGACGGTACGGCAGAAACCGTTTTATTATTGTCGTCGAGTAAGGCGACTCAAGCCCGTGCGGCTGAAGTTTTAAAAGAGTTCGGCGCGATCGCCGTGCTGATGCTCGACGGAGGAGGTTCTACCCAACTTCTGTGTCGGGATCGCCATTATCTGGATTCTCCCCGTACCGTACCGCAAACGATCGCCGTGACTGCCGCCTCGAAACAAACACAGTTTTTTCCGAGATTTCGAGACGGGCGATCGCCCGCCCTCTAA
- the xseB gene encoding exodeoxyribonuclease VII small subunit, translated as MSAAQPIDHNRPPHESFPPDWSYEETVDKVEEIIEQVESGNLELSEIFDQFAIAVEYLHQCETFLSDKKQKMGLLVETLNDRPLEFEF; from the coding sequence ATGAGTGCCGCCCAACCCATTGACCACAACCGCCCCCCTCACGAGTCATTCCCCCCGGATTGGAGCTATGAAGAAACGGTCGATAAGGTTGAAGAGATTATCGAACAAGTCGAATCCGGTAATTTGGAGTTGAGCGAAATTTTCGACCAATTTGCGATCGCCGTCGAATACTTACACCAGTGCGAAACCTTTCTGAGCGACAAGAAACAGAAAATGGGGTTGTTAGTCGAAACTTTAAACGACCGACCCTTGGAATTTGAGTTCTAA
- the glsA gene encoding glutaminase A, with the protein MRNLTELTDLIGKFEAIEPPLQGFIKSLHEKYRPLNEGVVSDYLPELAKANPDWFSICVVSADGKIYQAGDTDRLFTMQSISKPFVYGLALEDRGSEEVVRKIGVEPTGDPVNSILEHEELTEGRYNPMVNIGAIATTSLIAGSDPSERNRRLLEMFRRYVGREVSVDESTYISKKNKNNLHRAMAYMMLNFGTIAGNIEEILDLYCQQCSLMVNCRELAIMAATLANGGVNPITGERAIASQYVKNLLSVMYTCGMYDFSGQWAYRVGFPAKSGLAGAILGVVPRQMGIAVFSPPLGEHRKSERGVKVFEELAERFNLHVFHGVSQEVTVGRCERGFDRPPRRSDRAKLGNKTLSTPYLETEEERDRSGNGIHSPFQDFLEQLHQKYLPLRDGTPYLSEPDLVEINPDWFGICAVTVDGDVYAVGDYEQPFLIQSISKVFAYGMALSDRGRDYVLQKVDVEPTGDAYNSIVKVEESSKRPHNPMVNAGAIATTNLILGNSPAKRLNRVLEMYKRFIGHKVFVDTPTFVSEQHCGDRNWAISYLLRNFGMIEGSIGETLDLYLQQCSAIVNCRDLAVMGATLANNGINPMTGTRAIAAPYVRDFLSVMYTCGMYDFAGAWVYNVGFPAKSGVGGGIIAVVPGQMGIAVFSPPLDKRGNSVRGIKVFEELSQRFGLHIFDPTTSVDTFLQWMRETRT; encoded by the coding sequence ATGAGGAATTTAACCGAGTTGACGGATTTAATCGGAAAGTTCGAGGCGATCGAACCGCCTTTACAAGGCTTTATCAAAAGTCTGCATGAAAAGTACCGCCCCCTTAACGAGGGGGTCGTCTCCGACTACTTGCCGGAATTAGCCAAAGCTAACCCCGATTGGTTCTCGATTTGCGTGGTGAGTGCAGACGGCAAGATCTACCAAGCCGGAGACACCGATCGCCTGTTTACCATGCAGTCTATTTCTAAACCCTTCGTGTACGGTTTGGCCTTGGAAGATCGCGGATCGGAAGAAGTGGTTAGAAAAATTGGAGTCGAACCGACGGGAGATCCGGTCAACTCGATTCTCGAACACGAGGAGTTAACCGAAGGGCGTTACAATCCGATGGTCAACATCGGCGCGATCGCCACGACTAGCTTAATCGCCGGATCGGACCCCAGCGAACGCAACCGCCGCCTGTTGGAGATGTTCCGGCGTTACGTGGGACGGGAGGTTTCTGTAGACGAATCGACTTATATTTCTAAAAAAAATAAGAATAACCTGCATCGGGCGATGGCCTACATGATGCTCAATTTCGGCACGATCGCGGGCAATATTGAAGAAATCCTCGATTTGTACTGCCAGCAATGCTCGTTAATGGTCAATTGTCGCGAATTGGCGATAATGGCGGCTACCTTGGCGAATGGAGGGGTCAATCCGATAACGGGGGAACGGGCGATCGCCTCGCAATATGTCAAAAATCTCCTCAGCGTTATGTACACCTGCGGGATGTACGATTTTTCCGGTCAGTGGGCCTATCGCGTCGGCTTTCCAGCCAAAAGCGGCCTCGCCGGGGCGATTCTCGGCGTGGTTCCCCGTCAAATGGGGATTGCCGTATTTTCGCCGCCATTAGGAGAACATCGCAAAAGCGAACGCGGGGTTAAGGTGTTTGAGGAACTCGCGGAACGCTTTAACCTGCACGTGTTTCACGGAGTTTCCCAGGAAGTCACCGTCGGGCGTTGCGAACGGGGATTCGATCGCCCCCCTCGGCGCAGCGATCGCGCGAAACTCGGCAACAAAACTCTCTCGACGCCTTATTTGGAAACGGAAGAGGAGCGCGATCGTTCGGGAAATGGCATTCATTCCCCATTTCAGGACTTTTTAGAGCAGTTACACCAAAAATATTTACCGTTGCGCGACGGAACGCCTTATTTGAGCGAACCGGATTTAGTCGAAATTAATCCGGATTGGTTCGGCATTTGTGCGGTGACGGTCGATGGCGACGTTTATGCGGTCGGCGATTACGAACAACCGTTTTTAATCCAGTCGATTTCTAAAGTCTTTGCCTATGGTATGGCCCTGAGCGATCGCGGGCGCGATTACGTCTTGCAGAAAGTCGATGTGGAACCGACGGGAGACGCTTACAATTCCATTGTCAAGGTGGAGGAAAGTTCCAAACGCCCTCACAATCCGATGGTCAACGCCGGGGCGATCGCCACGACCAATTTGATTCTGGGGAACAGTCCGGCGAAACGGCTCAATCGGGTTCTGGAAATGTATAAACGCTTTATCGGTCACAAAGTCTTCGTGGATACCCCGACCTTTGTTTCCGAGCAGCATTGCGGCGATCGCAATTGGGCGATTTCCTACCTGTTGCGCAATTTCGGCATGATCGAAGGCAGTATCGGCGAAACCCTCGATTTATACTTGCAGCAATGTTCGGCGATCGTCAACTGTCGCGATTTAGCCGTGATGGGCGCGACCTTAGCGAACAACGGCATCAATCCGATGACCGGAACACGGGCGATCGCCGCCCCTTATGTGAGAGACTTTCTCAGCGTAATGTATACATGCGGGATGTACGATTTTGCCGGAGCCTGGGTCTACAATGTCGGCTTTCCCGCCAAAAGCGGTGTCGGCGGCGGCATCATCGCCGTCGTTCCCGGACAAATGGGCATTGCCGTGTTTTCCCCGCCCCTGGACAAACGCGGTAACAGCGTTCGCGGGATTAAAGTCTTTGAAGAACTCTCGCAACGGTTCGGCTTACACATTTTCGACCCCACCACCTCCGTCGATACCTTCTTGCAGTGGATGCGCGAGACCCGAACTTAG
- a CDS encoding slr1306 family protein — translation MAVQLRRPLLIGGLTLSFGLWLMQSFDDALAEMGELGAIVAIALGVGWWMLDKPKPVELKGVRAGSIDRDAVDRAIASVRTILDRAAAEAAEIKAERRKSESSSEIERLRDRLAELSVEGTLDSLTIALVGAKGTGKTKLQEAIARSQAPDFPPIHWLETPALLTATNRETELQDSETWKQAIAADLVVFLTRGDLTESEYRIVKQLHQSAARSLVVWNQCDRETEERQATILQSLRDRLSPLLGSQDAIAIAASPNPVKVRQHRTDGSVAEKMETRAPQIAPLQSRLEQIWATERQQLHLAKTYREAIELKREAQTQLNQLRRDRALPIVEKYQYIAAAAAFANPVAALDLLATSAVSAQLIADLGEIYQQNFSLDREKAIARALAEQLVKLGIVELSSQTVAAILKSHAVTYIAGGVVQGISAAYLTRLAGLSLIEYFQAQDASLASESGMEQLANTVKAVFEQNRRMTVLRGFVEQVVGRLAPEGKQSASLSAQVAALQENRSRDGAIVPNLEPTS, via the coding sequence ATGGCTGTCCAACTCCGGCGACCCCTGTTAATTGGCGGACTTACGTTGTCCTTTGGCTTGTGGCTGATGCAGAGTTTCGACGATGCACTTGCCGAAATGGGAGAACTCGGGGCGATCGTGGCGATCGCCCTCGGGGTGGGATGGTGGATGTTGGACAAGCCGAAACCTGTAGAACTTAAAGGAGTTAGGGCCGGATCGATCGATCGCGACGCCGTAGATCGGGCGATCGCCTCAGTAAGAACGATCCTCGATCGCGCCGCAGCCGAAGCGGCGGAAATTAAAGCAGAACGCCGCAAAAGCGAGAGTTCGAGCGAAATTGAGCGATTGCGCGACCGCCTCGCCGAACTCTCTGTCGAGGGTACCCTCGATTCCCTGACGATCGCCCTCGTCGGCGCCAAAGGAACGGGCAAAACCAAGCTACAAGAGGCGATCGCCCGCAGCCAAGCGCCCGACTTTCCCCCGATCCACTGGCTCGAAACTCCCGCCTTATTGACCGCCACAAACCGGGAAACGGAGTTACAAGATAGCGAAACTTGGAAACAGGCAATTGCTGCCGATTTAGTCGTCTTTTTAACCCGTGGCGACCTCACCGAGAGCGAATATCGGATTGTGAAACAACTGCACCAGTCCGCCGCGCGATCGCTCGTCGTCTGGAATCAGTGCGATCGCGAAACGGAAGAACGACAGGCGACGATTTTGCAAAGTTTGCGCGATCGCCTCTCTCCCCTACTCGGTTCCCAAGACGCGATCGCGATCGCCGCGTCCCCCAATCCGGTGAAAGTCCGCCAGCATCGTACGGATGGGTCGGTTGCGGAAAAAATGGAAACCCGCGCACCGCAGATCGCCCCCCTGCAGTCTCGATTAGAGCAGATTTGGGCAACGGAACGGCAACAACTCCACCTCGCCAAAACTTATCGGGAAGCAATCGAGTTGAAACGGGAAGCACAAACCCAGTTAAACCAACTGCGCCGCGATCGCGCCTTACCGATTGTCGAAAAATATCAGTATATTGCGGCGGCGGCAGCCTTTGCGAACCCGGTCGCAGCCCTAGATTTACTGGCGACGAGTGCGGTTAGCGCCCAATTAATCGCCGATTTGGGCGAAATTTACCAGCAAAACTTTTCTCTCGACCGGGAGAAGGCGATCGCGCGGGCTTTAGCGGAACAATTGGTGAAATTGGGCATTGTCGAACTGTCGAGTCAAACCGTCGCCGCCATCCTCAAAAGTCATGCAGTGACTTACATCGCCGGGGGCGTGGTTCAAGGAATTTCCGCCGCCTATCTGACCCGCCTCGCCGGATTGAGTCTGATCGAATATTTCCAAGCGCAAGATGCGAGTCTCGCCAGCGAAAGCGGGATGGAACAGTTGGCGAATACGGTCAAAGCGGTGTTCGAGCAAAATCGGCGGATGACCGTACTGCGCGGCTTCGTCGAGCAAGTGGTGGGGCGTCTGGCGCCGGAAGGCAAACAATCGGCGAGCTTGAGCGCCCAAGTCGCAGCGCTGCAAGAGAACAGAAGCCGAGACGGGGCGATCGTGCCGAATCTCGAACCGACATCTTAA
- a CDS encoding GTP-binding protein, producing MPSNIQDTDLTRARASIRQAMSWYSHVRRQALRHGDIAQQAAIQAQIDRLGETLEKLDAGVIRIAAFGLVSRGKSAVLNGLMGEKVFATGPLHGVTQWPRSARWQVAEGLEVEAIDTPGLDEIDGQARSQMARHVAQAADLILFVVCGDITRTEYEALCELRRSQKPLLVVFNKIDLYPEQDRETIYRQLQQLAAGREGRGGTRVSDDWIPSEPEERPSLPASEDIVMVAADPAPLQVRTEWPDGRESWEWETPEPQIEELREKLVSLLTERGRSLLAINALVQARAAQEMLAVGAIEARQMEAERLIWRFAQYKALAVALNPIAVFDLLGGAIADLALIRSLARLYGLPMTGYEAGKLWQQILVSGGGLLLGELASGLFWGFGKSAAAIVGASGDAGGVMGYAGAAIAQASMAGYGTYRVGQAAQVYLERGCTWGPLGANTVIRDILDRVEPETILGRLRQELERELVADDASGNWTAEEISVEKTTNLY from the coding sequence ATGCCATCGAATATTCAGGATACCGATCTCACCCGCGCCCGTGCGAGCATCCGTCAGGCGATGTCGTGGTATTCCCACGTGCGTCGTCAGGCGTTACGTCATGGAGATATCGCCCAACAAGCGGCGATCCAGGCGCAGATCGATCGCCTCGGCGAGACGTTAGAGAAACTCGATGCTGGGGTGATTCGGATTGCGGCGTTCGGCTTGGTGAGTCGCGGCAAATCGGCGGTTCTCAATGGGTTGATGGGGGAAAAGGTGTTTGCGACCGGGCCCCTACACGGGGTGACTCAGTGGCCGAGATCGGCGCGGTGGCAGGTCGCGGAGGGCTTGGAGGTGGAGGCGATCGACACGCCGGGCTTGGACGAGATCGACGGACAGGCGCGATCGCAGATGGCGCGCCATGTGGCCCAGGCGGCAGATTTAATTTTATTCGTGGTCTGCGGCGATATCACCCGCACGGAGTACGAGGCGTTGTGCGAACTACGGCGCAGCCAAAAGCCGTTATTGGTGGTGTTTAACAAGATCGACCTGTATCCGGAACAGGATCGTGAGACGATTTATCGTCAGTTGCAGCAGTTGGCGGCGGGTCGCGAGGGTCGCGGGGGCACGAGGGTCAGTGACGATTGGATTCCTTCGGAACCGGAGGAACGACCGAGCCTTCCGGCGTCGGAGGATATCGTGATGGTGGCGGCGGATCCGGCGCCGTTGCAGGTTCGCACGGAATGGCCCGACGGTCGCGAGTCGTGGGAGTGGGAAACTCCGGAGCCGCAAATTGAAGAGTTGCGAGAGAAGTTGGTATCGCTGTTAACGGAACGGGGGCGATCGTTGTTGGCGATTAATGCGTTGGTGCAGGCGCGCGCGGCGCAAGAAATGTTGGCGGTCGGGGCGATCGAAGCGCGCCAGATGGAGGCGGAACGCTTGATCTGGCGGTTCGCGCAATACAAGGCTTTAGCGGTGGCGCTCAATCCGATCGCCGTGTTCGATCTGTTGGGAGGGGCGATCGCGGATTTGGCGTTAATTCGCTCCCTGGCGCGCTTGTACGGCTTACCGATGACCGGGTACGAAGCGGGGAAACTCTGGCAGCAGATTTTAGTGAGTGGGGGCGGGTTGCTGTTGGGTGAGTTGGCGAGTGGTTTATTTTGGGGCTTTGGCAAAAGTGCGGCGGCGATCGTCGGCGCCTCGGGGGATGCGGGAGGCGTGATGGGCTATGCGGGAGCGGCGATCGCCCAAGCCTCGATGGCGGGATACGGTACCTACCGCGTCGGTCAAGCCGCTCAGGTGTATTTAGAGCGCGGTTGCACCTGGGGGCCGTTAGGAGCGAATACAGTGATTCGAGACATCCTCGATCGCGTCGAACCGGAAACGATCCTCGGTCGTCTGCGCCAGGAGTTGGAGCGCGAGTTAGTGGCGGACGATGCCTCGGGGAATTGGACCGCAGAGGAAATCTCAGTAGAGAAAACCACTAATCTTTATTGA